The following are from one region of the Pseudomonas putida genome:
- a CDS encoding LysR family transcriptional regulator: MEIRHFRYFLCVARHGHFTRAAEQLGIAPPTLSRQIQDMERELGVRLFERNQREVNLTAAGQALLVEAENAVRQFDAAQLGAQRAARGESGRIELGYVASAAYSGMLQQQVSRYSETCPGVRLNIRELPMAELPGMVCDGLLDLAYVRSPMELPEELEAIALHQEGFVLALPASSRINEVPQIPASRLANETFILPEQISGTLEVAAQGRFVPRLGPQPGSLVAVLTLVSLGQGIAVVPESVVQRISLPQVNYRRIVDCHASSWLSLIHRRFDKAPTAMKYIEMIKG, from the coding sequence ATGGAAATCCGCCATTTCCGCTACTTCCTCTGCGTCGCCCGTCACGGCCACTTCACCCGTGCCGCCGAACAGCTGGGCATTGCCCCGCCCACCCTCAGCCGGCAGATCCAGGACATGGAGCGCGAACTGGGCGTGCGCCTCTTCGAACGCAACCAGCGCGAGGTCAATCTAACCGCTGCGGGCCAGGCGCTGTTGGTCGAGGCCGAAAATGCCGTGCGCCAGTTCGACGCTGCGCAACTGGGTGCGCAACGGGCAGCTCGAGGCGAAAGCGGGCGCATCGAACTGGGCTATGTGGCTTCGGCCGCGTACTCGGGCATGCTCCAACAGCAAGTCAGCCGCTACAGCGAAACCTGCCCCGGCGTACGCCTGAACATTCGCGAACTGCCCATGGCCGAACTGCCCGGCATGGTCTGCGACGGCCTGCTTGACCTTGCCTACGTGCGATCGCCGATGGAGCTCCCCGAGGAACTCGAAGCTATCGCCTTGCACCAGGAAGGTTTCGTCCTCGCCCTACCGGCCAGCTCGCGGATCAATGAAGTGCCGCAGATCCCGGCCTCGCGCCTGGCCAATGAAACCTTCATCCTGCCTGAGCAGATCTCCGGCACGCTGGAGGTGGCGGCGCAAGGTCGTTTCGTCCCCAGGCTTGGCCCACAGCCCGGTAGCCTGGTGGCGGTGCTCACCCTGGTGTCACTCGGCCAAGGCATCGCAGTGGTGCCGGAATCGGTAGTGCAGCGCATCAGCCTGCCGCAGGTGAACTACCGGCGAATTGTCGACTGCCATGCCAGCTCTTGGCTCAGCCTGATTCATCGACGTTTCGACAAAGCGCCAACGGCAATGAAGTACATCGAGATGATCAAGGGCTAA
- the gabP gene encoding GABA permease — MNTVGSDGNLAQGFKPRHVTMLSIAGIIGAGLFVGSGHAIAAAGPATIISYFVAGTLVVLVMRMLGEMAVAHPDTGSFSTYAEQAIGRWAGYTIGWLYWWFWVLVIPIEALAAGHVLNAWFPQVDSWIFALASVLLLAGTNLFSVAKYGEFEFWFAILKVTAILGFIGLGFAALMGWLPNREVSGLSGLMAEHGGFAPKGWSAVVGAFITVMFSFIGTEAVTIAASESSDPSRNIAKATRSVIWRISTFYILSIFVIISVVPWNDPQLAVVGSYQRALEIMNIPNAAFMVDLVVLVAVTSCMNSSIYIASRMMFSLAKRGDAPAMLNKTSKVGVPRAAVFGSTLIGAAIAVLNYFAPKGVFEFLLASSGAIALLVYMVIAISQLRMRRRLERENTELKFRMWLFPYLTWAVILFIGGTLAVMMFTPEHRAEVTSTLGLAIVISFLGIVTTRGHAQPVGARSMG, encoded by the coding sequence ATGAACACCGTGGGATCTGATGGCAACCTTGCACAAGGTTTCAAGCCACGTCATGTAACGATGCTGTCCATCGCCGGCATCATCGGCGCCGGACTATTCGTTGGCTCTGGCCATGCCATTGCGGCAGCCGGGCCAGCTACCATAATCTCCTATTTCGTGGCCGGGACCCTGGTGGTACTGGTCATGCGCATGCTCGGCGAAATGGCCGTGGCACACCCCGATACCGGATCGTTTTCCACCTACGCCGAGCAGGCCATCGGCCGCTGGGCCGGCTACACCATCGGCTGGTTGTACTGGTGGTTCTGGGTACTGGTAATTCCGATCGAAGCCTTGGCAGCAGGGCATGTGCTGAACGCCTGGTTCCCGCAGGTGGACAGCTGGATCTTCGCCCTGGCCTCGGTGCTGCTGCTGGCCGGTACCAACCTGTTCAGCGTGGCCAAGTACGGTGAGTTCGAGTTCTGGTTCGCCATTCTCAAGGTCACGGCCATTCTCGGCTTCATCGGCCTGGGCTTCGCCGCGCTGATGGGTTGGCTGCCCAACCGCGAGGTCAGTGGCCTGAGCGGCTTGATGGCCGAGCACGGCGGCTTCGCGCCGAAGGGCTGGTCGGCGGTGGTCGGTGCATTCATCACCGTGATGTTCAGCTTCATCGGCACCGAAGCGGTGACCATCGCCGCGTCCGAATCCAGCGACCCGTCGCGCAATATCGCCAAGGCCACCCGCTCGGTGATCTGGCGTATCAGCACCTTCTACATCCTGTCGATCTTCGTGATCATATCGGTGGTGCCGTGGAATGACCCGCAGCTGGCGGTGGTGGGTTCCTACCAGCGTGCGCTGGAGATCATGAACATCCCCAACGCGGCCTTCATGGTCGACCTGGTGGTGCTGGTGGCAGTGACCAGCTGCATGAACTCTTCGATCTACATTGCCTCGCGGATGATGTTCTCGCTGGCCAAGCGCGGTGACGCGCCAGCCATGCTCAACAAGACCTCCAAGGTCGGTGTTCCGCGTGCGGCGGTGTTCGGCAGCACGCTGATCGGTGCGGCCATCGCCGTCCTCAACTACTTCGCGCCAAAGGGCGTGTTCGAGTTCCTGTTGGCCAGCTCCGGCGCCATCGCCTTGCTGGTGTACATGGTCATCGCCATTTCGCAGCTGCGCATGCGCCGCCGCCTGGAGCGGGAAAACACCGAGCTGAAGTTCCGCATGTGGCTGTTCCCGTACCTGACCTGGGCGGTGATTCTGTTCATCGGCGGGACGCTGGCAGTAATGATGTTCACGCCTGAACACCGGGCGGAAGTGACCTCAACGTTGGGCCTGGCGATCGTGATTTCCTTCCTGGGGATCGTGACCACGCGGGGCCATGCGCAACCGGTGGGGGCGCGTTCGATGGGGTGA